TCTCTTCTCATATGACAACGTGCACATTGATCAACTAATTCTTTCGGAGAAGTTTCAGAAGTCATAAAAAAAGTGCCTGTTGCTTTATATTTTTCACCTAAATTAACTACATCATTCACATGTTGTTTTCCCGGTCCGTGACAAGCCTCGCAACTCACATTAATCAAAGAATATTGTGTATTGTAACTATCTGTTTCTTGTATATAGTTTTTTCTAACATTTGTAGAATGACAATCGGCACACATCATATTCCAATTTAATCCGCCTCTAGACCAATGCAACCATTCTGAATGTACTACTTTAAAATCTGGATACAAATCGAACCATTTTTCTTCTTTACAATCCCAAGCAGTCCGTAAACATTGAAAACGTCCGTTCGGAAATTTCACGATATACTGTTGTAAAGGAAAAACGCCAAATGTATATTCTATTTTATAATCATGATAATTTCCATCTGGTCCTTCTGTATTTACATAAAAATCCTTTCCCTTTTTAAAAAATCTTGATTTCACATCTTGACTTACAAAAGTCGTATCATTAAAATTTCCTAAAACAGTTAGACTGTCTGCAATTTGCATTGCTTTATCATGATGAGAACCTTTCCATTCTTTAAATTCTTCTTGATGACATTCTTTACATTTTTTATCTCCAAGGAATAAATCGTCTGTGAGTTTATCATATGGATATTCTTTTGCTACCGAAGAAACACTCTTATATGCGTTCTTTTCTTTACAAGAAAGAATAATACAAGAACAAACTATCCATAAAAAAATGTACTGAATTAACTTCACCTAATATTTCGTTTTACAAACACAAATGTATCACAAAACAAACAAGTCAATTTCTTCTAATTTATCTTTGATCAGTGAAATTCTATTCAAATACGGTTAAAAAAAAGTAATTATAAGATAATAACTACTTATTCTTTGAATATATTATTTCATTATTTAGACGGTCAAACAAACTGAATGTGATGCTGATGATAAAATCATTTATGAATATACGAGTATTAAAAACTACAATGATCGCCGTACTGCTATGTATAGCGAGTTGTACTGAGAATAAAAAGAAAGCAAAAGAAAATACAGAACAACTTTCAATTTCAGAAAAACCAACTAAAAACAGACCTAATATATTAGTGGTTTTGTGTGATGATTTGGGTTATGCCGATGTAGGTTTTAATGGAGCAAAAGACATTAAAACACCTGCTTTAGATAAACTTGCAGCCAATGGAACAATTTTTACTTCTGCTTATGTTGCTCATCCGTTTTGTGGCCCGAGTAGAACTAGTATTATGACAGGAAGATATGCGCATAAAATAGGCGGACAATTTAATCTTCCTAGAGCTCATGAAAATGCTGGTTTAGGTGTAACTACACAAGAAGAGTTTATTAGTAAAACATTACAAAAATCGGGTTATTACACTGGTGCTGTTGGAAAATGGCATTTAGGAACTGTTCAAAAATATCATCCAAATAGTAGAGGTTTTGATGATTTTTATGGTTTCTTGGGTGGTGGACATAATTATTTCCCTGAGCAATTTAAAGCTGAATACGAAAAACAAAAAGCTAACGGAAATACGAAAATTAGAGATTATATTACTCCGCTTCAATTCAATGGAAAAGAAGTAGATGAAAACGAATATATTACTGATGCACTTTCTAGAGAAGCTATCAATTTTATCAATAGAGCTCATAAAAAAGAAGATCCGTTTTTTCTATATGTTTCTTATAATGCTCCGCATACTCCATTGGAAGCTAAGGAAGAAGATTTAGCACTTTATTCACATATTAAAGACAAAAAAAGGAGAATTTATGCAGGTATGGTTCACGCTGTAGATCGTGGTGTTACCAATATTGTAGAAACACTTAGAAAGAACAAACAGTTAGATAATACATTAATCGTTTTCTTTAGTGATAATGGTGGTAAACTTAGTAAAGGAGCGACTAATTTTCCTTTAAAAGAAGGTAAAGGAAGTACTAATGAAGGTGGTTATAGAGTTCCTATGTTTTTTCACTGGCCTAATGTTGTTCCTTCAGGGCAAAAATTTGAACATCCAATTTCTGCCCTTGACTTATATCCTACATTCACATTCTTAGCAAAAGCAGAATTACCAACTCATAAAATCCTTGATGGTAAAAATATTTGGAATGATTTCTTAGATGGTAAAAATACTTATGAAAATGAAAATATTTATGCATTACGACATCGAATTGAATTTGAAAATCATACTGATGTAGGAGTTCGCAAAAACCAATGGAAAGCTTTAAGAACACATAATAATAGTTGGACTTTATATGATATTAATAATGATCCTGGAGAACAAAATGATTTGAGTAGTAAACATCCTAAAATACTACAAGACTTAGTTAAAGAAGCTGAAGAATGGAGTACCACAAATAAAAAACCATTATGGTTTCATAACGAGCGAACAGCTATACAATGGAAGAAAAATAAGATGCCTCATTTTAATCAAACTTTTAAACTTAACTAAGCATGTCTAGAAAAATAAAATCCATTTTACTTACACAATTAATTATCATAGTTAATTTTTCATTTGGACAGACTTCGTCTGAAAAAGCTTCAGTTAGAAATATTAAAAATTATAACAATTGGAAATGGGACAAAACTTTTGTCGCGAAAAATAAATTTATAAGTGTTGCTGTGGTTCCTGACGCGGCAGGAAGAGTTTTAGAATATAACTTAGGTGATGTTCCATCACTCTGGATTAATCCGAAATTATTTGGAAAATCGTTCTCTAATAATGAACATGTAAAAATGACAGATTGGAGAAATTTTGGTGGATACAGACTTGTTCCTATTCCTGTTAAAAATTGTGCTGTAAATAAAAACGGAAAAAAAGTAAAAAGATGGCCACCACCAGTAAGTATTGGTGACGCTCCTTATCAAGCTGAAATTATCAAAAAAGATGATTTTACATCTATAAAAGTGACTTCAGGAGTTCAGAATTTGCCTGTTCCAAAATTTGACTACAAATCAAAAAGCTTTTCAATTCCAGAGAAAATTGAAGAACAATTTCAGTACAGTCGTTCTTTACATATTGAAGATAATAGTAGTTTAGTTTTTATAGATCATACACTAACAAACAAAGGAATAAACACTATTCAAAGAGGATTAAAAATCTCTAGTCAACATGTTTCAAGAAGTAAACCTGAACTCGAAGACGGAGAAAATTTTGTTGCTCATATTCCCTTCAGTAAAGAGTTCAAACTTCCTGACGGAAAACAATTTCATATTAGCGTAACTCCAGAATCAAGATGGAGGTATATCAATAGAAATAGAATGAAGTTAGATAAAAATAATCCTGAACATATTAAAAAGTATTTCAATCACGGAACAAATTGGACAGGTGAAGTTTCTCCTGGAATCTACGAAACACATTATGATTACTATTTAATGGGTGGTATTGAAATGATTTCTTCTAAATCTTGGCTTAGTTATGTGAACAAAACCAACAATACAGCATTTGTAAAAATGTTTGAACCATATAACCCAAAACTTACTTATGAAGATGGTGCTAATAGTGTGATATTTCATAGTGGTTTAGAAGACGGATATTTAGAAACAGAAGTTAAAACTCCTATTTATACCTTAAAACCAAACGAAAGTTTTAACTACAAAGAAATCCATGGAGCAGCGAAAGTTACATCTACTCCAATACTAGATGTAAATCAATCAGGAATAATTACCCAAAGACTAAGTTTAAATAAAAAAACAAAGACTGTTACTGGTGAATATGGAGTTTTTAAAGCAGGGAAAGCTATTTTACGAATTGTAAATAACGCTGGAAAAACCGAAGATATTTCTATTGCTGATGTAGATCCTTTACACGCATTCTCATTGAATATTTCTTCTACAAAAATTACAAAAGCAAAAACGATTTTACTTTTTATAAAATCTAAAAACAATTATTACACATTAGACAAGTTAGCAATATAAATTATTGATTTTATTGATAATCTCTAGGAATTATAAAATTGATTTTCCGCTATTCAATCTTATATTTTTCTAGAGGTTTTTCTTTGCATCAAAAAAAGTTAAAAAAAGCTGAAAATTGTTTTAATGATTAATAATACTTAATTTTGATGAAATTTTTTAAATTATTTATGGTTTATTTTATTAATACCATATTTAAATAACACTTAAAATATTTATTGAATTACATAATGAAGTTAGTATTAAAGCACCCTGAAGAGATTACAAATAAAAAATTAAGCGTTTCTAAAAACACTACACCTTGTTTAGACTCTTCGTGGCATTATCATAGTCAATACGAACTTATTTATATTTCAGTAAGTCATGGTATCCGATTTGTTGGCGATAGTGTTTCAAGATTTCAACCTGGAGATTTAGTTTTAGTAGGACCATATTTACCACATTTATGGTTAAACGAACCTGCAGATTATAAAGATCAGTCTACAAATAAAAAAGTAAATACAATAGTTGTAAAATTTACTGACGATTTTATAGGAACTGATACCTTTAAAAATCCTGAATTTTTAAAAATTGAAAGACTTCTTAAAGAATCTAAATACGGGATTAGTTTTGGACAGCAAATCAGCCATAAACTTCATAATGAATTAATGGGATTAAACAAGCTGTCATACACAGAACAAGCCATTAAACTACTAAATATTCTGAATCAATTATCATTAACCAATTCGAAAGAAGTTCTTTCTTCAACAGATATGCGACAATATACTTCTATAAACTCTAATAGAATAGATACAGTCTTAAAATATATTTCTGATAATTATTCAAAAAATATCACACTAGAAGATATTTCTCAAGTGGCTTGCATGACTACCAATTCTTTCTGTCGATTCTTCAAAAAAGTTACGAATAAGTCATTTACACAATTCTTAAATGAAGTCCGTATTCGTAATGCATCTCGCTATTTAGCCCAAAATAATTTATCGGTATCTGAAGTTTCTTATTTAGTAGGATATAATTCTATTACAAACTTTAACAAGCAGTTCAAACAAATTATGGGCAGCACTCCTAAAAGTTATAGAGAAGCTATCTAAGCGTTAAGAAAATCTGGTCTACTAACTTATTTTATACATTTTCCAATTTCGCCCTTTTAGATTAGTAAAAATGTAAATTTCACCTAACTTTTTTATGTTTTGTGTATTCTAGGGTAAAAATGGAGTAGTAAGAGATAATATTGACAATTCTTAACATCTGCATTTTATATAATTTTCACATCATAAAAAACCACTTAATATTAAGTTAACTTTTTGTTTAAGATACGCTTACATTTTAAAATGATTTATTGTCATTTCCTTAAAAAGCAACCTTAAACAAGCTAGTTAAAACATCCAATTAGAAAATAATTAAAAATTAAATTTTCATTTTATGAAAAAAACAACATCAATTAAAGTCCCTAGAAGCTTTATTAAGTTGAATTGTTTTGATTTAGGTATAATATTAAAAAAACTATGTGCTGTAGTAGTCATTATTTTTATAGGTAATAATGAAATTTTTGCTAGCGACCTTACAAAAAACAATTCAAATAACTTAATAAAAGTACAACAACAAATCACAGGAAATGTATCCGATAGCAGTGGTCCACTACCTGGGGTAAATGTTTTTGTAAAAGGCACAGTTAACGGAGTCGAAACAGACTTTGATGGAAATTATAAAATTACTGATCCAGGAGAAAATGCAGTATTAGTTTTCTCTTATGTAGGCTATAAAACGCAAGAAATCACAATAGGAAATCGAAAGAAAATTGATGTCGTTTTAATCGCAGACAATGCTAAGTTAGAAGAAGTTGTTGTACTAGGATATACAACAAAAAAGAAAGGAGAATTAACGGGAGCTGTTGGAAAAATAGATGATGAAGTAATACAAAGATCTTCTAGTAAAGATATTGCTAAATCGTTATCTGGTCGTGTTACTGGTCTTAACATTATAGATAGAGGTGGAATTCCTGGTGCTGGAAATGGTGGTGATGGAGACACAAGTAATGATGCTACAACCATTTTAATTAGAGGTAAATCTACTTCTAATAATAACTCGCCTTTGATTTTAATTGATGGAATTCAATCGACTACTTTCTCTAATCTTTCTCCAGAAGATATCGAATCATTAACTGTATTAAAAGATGGTGCTGCTGCTATTTATGGTTCAAGAGCTGCTAACGGTGTGATTTTAATTACGACAAAGAGAGGAAAATTAGGAGCGCCAACAATAAAATTATCAAGTTCTTATACTGTTTCTTCTTTTACACAAAGACCGCAGATAATGAACGCGCGTCAGTATGCTATTTATGAGAATGAAATTGCTGAGAGACAACGCTTATTAGATCCTAATGTTATCAATCCTTTTACAAGTGAACAAATTTCACAATTCGGAACAGATCCTATACGCTTTCCAGATACAGATTGGGTAGATGTTACATTTGCTGATTTTGCTCCTGAATCTAGAAACTCTTTATCTATTTCTGGAGGAACTGAAGCTGTAAAATACTTTGTGAGTGCAGATGCTATTAGACAAGGAGGTTTATTTAGATCTAGATCTTTACAATTCGATCAAAATCAAGTACGCTCAAACTTAGATATTAAGTTAAATGAAGATATTAAGATTGGTATTGATATCGCAGGAATATTTGGAGATCGTAATCAACCTGGTGTTGATTTAGGAAATATTTACAAACACATCTATACAAACTTACCTACTGAAGTAGGGATTTATCCAAACGGATTACCAGCTCGTGGTGGAGAAAACGGACAAAATCCATTCATAATGTCGAGTAGTCAATCTGGATTTATTAATACCAAAACAACAAATTTAAGAGGTCGTTTTTCTTTTGATTACTCTTTAGATAAAATTGTAAAAGGATTAAAATTCAAGAGTTTTCTTGGGTATAGAAAAATTATTACAAGAACTAAATCTTGGTACACACCTTGGACCTATTATACTTTCCAAGAAGGAACAAACGAATATATTCCATCTACAGGTTTCTCACCAAGAGGTGAAGAAAGAATTTTAAGAGAGACATCTAACACTTTTAACCAAATTTTATTAAATGGGACTCTTAATTACACTACTAAAATTGGAGACGATCATTCTATAAATGCTATTGTAGGAACAGAAAAACTAGATTCTGAAGTTAGTAATTTCTTTGGGGAAAGAGTTGGCGGTTTTCCTTCTTCTGAAGTTCCAGAATTATTTGCTGGAAGTGAAGAAAATGCAAGAACAAACGGTTCTTCTGGTGAAGGTGCTCGTTTTGATATTTTCGGAGCTTTATCTTACGATTATCAGAAAAAATACTTTGTCGATTTTACTATTCGTCGTGACGGATCTAGTAATTTTGGTCCAGGTAAAAGATTTGGAGTATTTCCAGGTGTTGCTGTAGCTTGGGCTTTAGATAAAGAAAAGTTTTTAGAAGACGTAAGTTGGATAAATGCATTAAAACTTAGAGGATCGTGGGCACAATTAGGAAACGATCGTATTGCTCCATTCCAATTCTTGTCACGTTTTAACTTTGGAAGTCAAGATCCAAATACACCTCAACCAAACTTCTTTGTTTTTGGTATTGACGGAGAAATTGTTAATGGTTTTTCTTCAACTGTTGAACCAAACCCTAATGTTACTTGGGAAAAATCTACACAACAAAATGTAGGTTTAACTTTCTCTTTATTCGATAGTAGATTATCTGGAGATGTAAATTATTATTTTGAAAAAAGAACAGATATTCTTAGAACAAGAAATGCGAGTACACCTGATTTTGTAGGAGTTTTACCTAGCGAATTTCCTTCGGAAAACTTTGGTGAAGTTAATAACTCAGGTTGGGAATTTGAATTATCATGGGCAGATAAAATTGGAAATGTAAGTTATAATTTTGGTGGAAATATTTCTACAAATAGAAATGAAGTTGTGTTTATTGATGAGCCTAGTAATATTCCAGATGCTTTAAGATCTGAAGGAAAATCAATCGACACTTATATTGTTCAACCAACTGCTGGAATTTTTCAAGATCAAGCTCAAGTAGATGCTACTGCTGTAAAATTACCAGGAACTGTAGAAGGTGAACCTATTTATTTAGATACTAATGAAGATGGTGTTATCGATGATGCTGATAGAATTCGTTTAGATGCTTCAAGTATTCCTCGTATTCAATATGGTTTCTATGGTGGATTTAAATACAATAATTTCGATTTCAATTTCCTTTTCCAAGGTCAAGCTGATGTACAAACACTAGTATTCTTTGATCAAGCTGGTTCTAAACCTGTTCATGTCTTTGACAATAGATGGACTCCAGATAATAGAAATGCTAGATATCCAAGAGCATTTACTCAAAACGATAGATTTAGTGGAAACCAAAGTGATGATACAGATAATTTCATCGGTGCAGATTTATGGTTACACGATGGTTCTTTCTTACGTTTAAAAGAAGTAGAACTTGCTTATACATTAGATAAAAAAATTACAAAAATCGGAGACATAAGAATTTTCTTAAGAGGATTCAACTTATTTACTATGTTCTCAGAAATTGCTGATTTAGGTTTAGATCCAGAAGCTAATGGATATAATAATTTTAGAGGATCAACATATTCATCTTTGAAAAGTTATACTCTAGGTGTTAATTTTAATTTTTAACTAAAATGAAAAATATAAAAATAGTTTTCGCTTTCATGGTACTGCTTCTTAACTATAGTTGTGAAGATGTACTAGAAATCGAATCAAGAAATACATTTACTGAAGATTTTATATATAGTGATCCTGATCAATTGGAACGTTTGGTATTCACATCGTATAACAGTACCGAAAGTTGGGGATTAAACAAGTTTATATGGTGGTCTAGAAGATTCAATATTGAGGGAGCTTCTTTTGAAGCTAAATTTAACTTTAGAGATATAGATCAATACCGTTTACGTGCCGGTTGGAACCCTAATAATGTAGGTGTTTTTAGAGATCAATGGAGAAAGTACTACAGTTATATTCGTGATATTTTAGTCTTTTTAGATCGAGTTGACAATAGTGAAGCTATGCAAGTTGATCCTCAAAAAGTAAACATGCTTAAAGCAGAAATGAAGTTCTTATTGGCTAATACTTACAGCAAATTAATAAAATATTATGGAGGTGTTCCTTTAATTACGAGAGCTTTAAGTTTAGATGAAGATTTTAATATTCCTAGAAATAGCTATCAAGAATGTGTAGAGTTTATTGTACAAACTTTAGATGAAGCTGCTGATGTTTTACCACTAACTCGTCCAGATGATGAATTTGGTAGAGCAACAAAATTGGCTGCTTTGGCTGTAAAATCTCGAACACTTTTATATGCTGCAAGTGAACTTCATGATCCTTCTACATTACCAAATGGCCCATTTTACGATTATAACGTAGCTAACAAATGGCAAGAAGCTGCCGATGCTGCTAAAGCTGTAATCGATGAAGTTGGAGCTAGAGATTTAATTCCTGTAACTAACGCTGAAGATTATAGAGATTTATTTTTATCAGCAAACAGAGATATCATATTTGCAAGACCATTTGGAGCTACATTTTTTGATTTTGGAACTGATGTTAACTCTTTATGGAATCAAACACAGGCTCCAAGTGGTTACGGTGGATGGGCATTAAGTTCTCCTTCTCATAACTTTGCTTTATTATACAATATGAATGATGGTTCTACTACTTCAAGTTCTTTGTATGATCCAGCAAACCCAAATGAAAACAGAGAAATGAGGTACTATGCTGATCTAAATTTTAATGGAGCTGAATTTAGAAATAGAAATGTTGAGTATTTTGAATCTAGAGATACAGATATATTTCCACACGGATTAGATTCTCCTTTTGGTTTAGGAAATGTATTACATTCTTCAAAAACAGGATATAATATCAGAAAATTTCAAGATGAATCAGTTGGTTTAACTGAAACTTCTCCTGGTCGTCCTTTTATTTTATATCGTTTGTCTGAAATTTACTTAAACTATGCCGAAGCTAATTTCCAATTAGGTGAAGAAGGAATTGCTAGAGAATATGTAAACAAAGTTTCTACAAGAGCTTTACAGCCTGCAATTACTGCTAGTGGTGCAGATCTTTTAGAAGCTATAAAAAGAGAACGAAGAATCGAATTATCTTTTGAAGGTCATAACTTTTTTGATGAAAGAAGATGGATGAATACTGATCATTTAGGTTTCGATATTAAAGGATTAAAATGGTATAAGGAAACTGATGGTAGTTTTACAAATGAAGAAATTACAGTCGTGTCAAGACCTTGGTTCGATAGACAATATTATTTACCAATTCCTCAGTCTGAAATTAATAAAACTTCATCTCTAATTCAGAATGATGGCTATTAAAAACATAAAATCTTTGTAGATTGATTATTTGAATTATTATTGTAGAATAAAGAATACCGAGATAAACCTCGGTATTCTTTGTTTAAGTAATTTACTTTTACTCGTAATCCCATGAAAAAAACTATTCATTTATTTAAACTCAAGCTTCTCGTTTTAGGGGTCATTTTTAGCTGTAAACCAAACGATAAAAAAGTTATAAGAGAGGTAAAAAAAACAAAACCAAATATCGTTTTTATAGCTGTAGATGATTTACGCCCTGAACTTGGATGTTATGATTCTGATATCGCAATAACTCCAAATATTGATAAATTAGCTTCAACCGGATTAACATTTAACAAAGCTTATTGCCAAGAAGCAATTTGTAGTCCGTCTCGAGCAAGTTTAATGACTGGAGCAAGACCAGAAAGTATTAATGTTATTGAAAACTTTAAGTATTTCAGAGATGCCAATCCTGATATAGTAACCCTACCTCAGCATTTTAAAAATAATGGTTATGAAACTGTGCATACAGGAAAAATATTTCATAAACCAGCCTTCGCTGATTTAGATATTTCATGGAGCAGAAAACCGGCCTATGAAAAAATGACGATTAAAAAAGAAAACACTCCTGGCGGCTATGCCTTATTAGAAAATCAAATTTTATTCAAAAAAAATAGAGCTAACGTTATTGCTAAATATGGAAAAAATGCACCTCGTAACGGTTTAGGAAAAGGTCCGGCTTATGAAAATGCAGATGTACCAGATACATTTTATGAAGATGGTTATAATGCTGAATTAGCTATTGTAACTTTAAAAGATTTACAAGAGAAGAATCCTGATAAACCTTTCTTTTTAGGTATGGGAATGAAAAAACCACATTTAGATTGGTTAGCTCCAAAAAAGTATTGGGATATGTATGATCCTTCAAAAATTAAATTAACTAATCAAAACAAAGCTCCTACTGATGGTGCAGCTATGGGATTACATCCTTCATTTGAATTAAGAGCTCGTTTTGGAATTCCTAAAAAAGGACCAATTTCAGACGATTTAGCTAAAAAATTAAAACATGCATATTTAGCTTCTATTAGTTATATCGATGCACAAATAGGAAAACTAATTAATGCTATTAATGAAGAGGGTTTACGAGAAAATACAATCATTATTTTATGGAGCGACCACGGTTGGCATTTAGGCGAAATGGGAATTTGGGGAAAAGCAACTAATTATGAAATCTCTACTCGAGTTCCGTTGATTATAGCTACTCCAAATATGAGCCAAGAAGTAAAAGGAAAAAAATCTGAAGCTTTGGTAGAATTAGTAGACATGTATCCTACTCTAGCAGATTTAGCTAATTTACCATTACCAAAACATTTAGAAGGACAAAGTTTTAAACCACTATTAGCTAATCCGAATAAAAAATGGAAAGATGCTGCTTTTTCACAATTTCCATCACCAGCACTAAGAGAATGGGCTGCAAACCCACTTTCTAAAGGAATGCGAGAAACATATTTTGGTCCTTTAATTGAAGAGGTTGAACATAAAATTAAAACACAACAAAAAGATAAGTGGGATCGAAACCTATTTGAAAATTATTTGATGGGATATGCAATGCGTACTGAAGATTATCGATTAATCGTTTGGAAAGATTATAGAGATACTAATGCTGAACCTGTTTTTATAGAGTTATATGATCATAAAACAGATCCAAATGAAACTGTAAACATCGCTAACAAAAAATCAGAATTGACAAATACATTATTAGCGCAATTTAACAAAGGTTGGAAAGGAAATGTAGCACGATAAAAAAGTAATATTATTAGAAACAATAAAACCCCGTTTAATATAAATTAAGCGGGGTTTATTGTTCCCAAATTACTTATTCAAAAAAATTGATTAAGTCTTTTAAATATTTTTAAAATATGGCTGTAGAAACACGTTTTTTTACTAAATAATCTTCTAAAGCTAAATGTGAGCAATCGTGACCAATTCCACTTTC
This genomic stretch from Tenacibaculum jejuense harbors:
- a CDS encoding sulfatase family protein — its product is MIKSFMNIRVLKTTMIAVLLCIASCTENKKKAKENTEQLSISEKPTKNRPNILVVLCDDLGYADVGFNGAKDIKTPALDKLAANGTIFTSAYVAHPFCGPSRTSIMTGRYAHKIGGQFNLPRAHENAGLGVTTQEEFISKTLQKSGYYTGAVGKWHLGTVQKYHPNSRGFDDFYGFLGGGHNYFPEQFKAEYEKQKANGNTKIRDYITPLQFNGKEVDENEYITDALSREAINFINRAHKKEDPFFLYVSYNAPHTPLEAKEEDLALYSHIKDKKRRIYAGMVHAVDRGVTNIVETLRKNKQLDNTLIVFFSDNGGKLSKGATNFPLKEGKGSTNEGGYRVPMFFHWPNVVPSGQKFEHPISALDLYPTFTFLAKAELPTHKILDGKNIWNDFLDGKNTYENENIYALRHRIEFENHTDVGVRKNQWKALRTHNNSWTLYDINNDPGEQNDLSSKHPKILQDLVKEAEEWSTTNKKPLWFHNERTAIQWKKNKMPHFNQTFKLN
- a CDS encoding AraC family transcriptional regulator translates to MKLVLKHPEEITNKKLSVSKNTTPCLDSSWHYHSQYELIYISVSHGIRFVGDSVSRFQPGDLVLVGPYLPHLWLNEPADYKDQSTNKKVNTIVVKFTDDFIGTDTFKNPEFLKIERLLKESKYGISFGQQISHKLHNELMGLNKLSYTEQAIKLLNILNQLSLTNSKEVLSSTDMRQYTSINSNRIDTVLKYISDNYSKNITLEDISQVACMTTNSFCRFFKKVTNKSFTQFLNEVRIRNASRYLAQNNLSVSEVSYLVGYNSITNFNKQFKQIMGSTPKSYREAI
- a CDS encoding sulfatase, whose translation is MKKTIHLFKLKLLVLGVIFSCKPNDKKVIREVKKTKPNIVFIAVDDLRPELGCYDSDIAITPNIDKLASTGLTFNKAYCQEAICSPSRASLMTGARPESINVIENFKYFRDANPDIVTLPQHFKNNGYETVHTGKIFHKPAFADLDISWSRKPAYEKMTIKKENTPGGYALLENQILFKKNRANVIAKYGKNAPRNGLGKGPAYENADVPDTFYEDGYNAELAIVTLKDLQEKNPDKPFFLGMGMKKPHLDWLAPKKYWDMYDPSKIKLTNQNKAPTDGAAMGLHPSFELRARFGIPKKGPISDDLAKKLKHAYLASISYIDAQIGKLINAINEEGLRENTIIILWSDHGWHLGEMGIWGKATNYEISTRVPLIIATPNMSQEVKGKKSEALVELVDMYPTLADLANLPLPKHLEGQSFKPLLANPNKKWKDAAFSQFPSPALREWAANPLSKGMRETYFGPLIEEVEHKIKTQQKDKWDRNLFENYLMGYAMRTEDYRLIVWKDYRDTNAEPVFIELYDHKTDPNETVNIANKKSELTNTLLAQFNKGWKGNVAR
- a CDS encoding SusC/RagA family TonB-linked outer membrane protein, with protein sequence MKKTTSIKVPRSFIKLNCFDLGIILKKLCAVVVIIFIGNNEIFASDLTKNNSNNLIKVQQQITGNVSDSSGPLPGVNVFVKGTVNGVETDFDGNYKITDPGENAVLVFSYVGYKTQEITIGNRKKIDVVLIADNAKLEEVVVLGYTTKKKGELTGAVGKIDDEVIQRSSSKDIAKSLSGRVTGLNIIDRGGIPGAGNGGDGDTSNDATTILIRGKSTSNNNSPLILIDGIQSTTFSNLSPEDIESLTVLKDGAAAIYGSRAANGVILITTKRGKLGAPTIKLSSSYTVSSFTQRPQIMNARQYAIYENEIAERQRLLDPNVINPFTSEQISQFGTDPIRFPDTDWVDVTFADFAPESRNSLSISGGTEAVKYFVSADAIRQGGLFRSRSLQFDQNQVRSNLDIKLNEDIKIGIDIAGIFGDRNQPGVDLGNIYKHIYTNLPTEVGIYPNGLPARGGENGQNPFIMSSSQSGFINTKTTNLRGRFSFDYSLDKIVKGLKFKSFLGYRKIITRTKSWYTPWTYYTFQEGTNEYIPSTGFSPRGEERILRETSNTFNQILLNGTLNYTTKIGDDHSINAIVGTEKLDSEVSNFFGERVGGFPSSEVPELFAGSEENARTNGSSGEGARFDIFGALSYDYQKKYFVDFTIRRDGSSNFGPGKRFGVFPGVAVAWALDKEKFLEDVSWINALKLRGSWAQLGNDRIAPFQFLSRFNFGSQDPNTPQPNFFVFGIDGEIVNGFSSTVEPNPNVTWEKSTQQNVGLTFSLFDSRLSGDVNYYFEKRTDILRTRNASTPDFVGVLPSEFPSENFGEVNNSGWEFELSWADKIGNVSYNFGGNISTNRNEVVFIDEPSNIPDALRSEGKSIDTYIVQPTAGIFQDQAQVDATAVKLPGTVEGEPIYLDTNEDGVIDDADRIRLDASSIPRIQYGFYGGFKYNNFDFNFLFQGQADVQTLVFFDQAGSKPVHVFDNRWTPDNRNARYPRAFTQNDRFSGNQSDDTDNFIGADLWLHDGSFLRLKEVELAYTLDKKITKIGDIRIFLRGFNLFTMFSEIADLGLDPEANGYNNFRGSTYSSLKSYTLGVNFNF
- a CDS encoding RagB/SusD family nutrient uptake outer membrane protein — protein: MKNIKIVFAFMVLLLNYSCEDVLEIESRNTFTEDFIYSDPDQLERLVFTSYNSTESWGLNKFIWWSRRFNIEGASFEAKFNFRDIDQYRLRAGWNPNNVGVFRDQWRKYYSYIRDILVFLDRVDNSEAMQVDPQKVNMLKAEMKFLLANTYSKLIKYYGGVPLITRALSLDEDFNIPRNSYQECVEFIVQTLDEAADVLPLTRPDDEFGRATKLAALAVKSRTLLYAASELHDPSTLPNGPFYDYNVANKWQEAADAAKAVIDEVGARDLIPVTNAEDYRDLFLSANRDIIFARPFGATFFDFGTDVNSLWNQTQAPSGYGGWALSSPSHNFALLYNMNDGSTTSSSLYDPANPNENREMRYYADLNFNGAEFRNRNVEYFESRDTDIFPHGLDSPFGLGNVLHSSKTGYNIRKFQDESVGLTETSPGRPFILYRLSEIYLNYAEANFQLGEEGIAREYVNKVSTRALQPAITASGADLLEAIKRERRIELSFEGHNFFDERRWMNTDHLGFDIKGLKWYKETDGSFTNEEITVVSRPWFDRQYYLPIPQSEINKTSSLIQNDGY